The sequence AAACTCTACTTTGTGAACGGGGCGCGGGCCGCGCGCCCCGGAAACACCCCGTCCACAGACTTGCCGTCGCGCACGACGGGCACGCCGCTGACAAGGACAAACGAAATGCCGTCGGAGGCCTGCAGGGGTTCCTCGAACGTGGCCCTGTCAATGACCCGCCCAGGATCGAAGACGGTGATGTCCGCATCGGCCCCCAGGCGAATCCGGCCCTTGTCGCGGAAGATTGCGGCGCGCTTTTCCAGCCGCTGTGCCGGAAGCAGGGTCATCTTGCGCAGTGCGGTCATCAGATCCAGCGCCTTTTCCTCGCGCACGTAGTGCCCCAGCACGCGCGCGTAGCTTCCCTGCCCGCGCGGATGAACCTTCGCTCCGGTGATGGGCATGCCGTCGCTTCCGATCATCACCACGGGGTCGGCCACGGCCATGCGCGCGGCCTCTTCGGGAATCGCGTGGATCACCACCACGCCCCCCTGCTTGCGGTATTTCTCAAACGTCTCCGCCGTCAGCCGCTCCCCCGTCGCGGCCCACTGAATGTCCTTGTAGGTGATGCCCATCCGCTCCTGCCAGCCGGGATCGAAGATGGCCGACTCCAGGCTCGTGCTCGCTGCGGTGTAGGGATAACACTCCGTAGTGACGTCCAGGCCGCGCTTTTGCGCCCCTTCGATCATGGCCAGGAGCTGCGGCGTGTGCTTCAGGCCCATGCTGGTGATGTGCACGACGTGCAGCGGCGCGCCCGTCGCAGCCGCTGCCGCAATTACTTCTTCCAGCGCCGCCAGCCCCGTTTCCGGCTCTTTCCCGCCGGCGTAGCGCAGGTGCACGTGCACCGGCGCGCCATATTTCGCGGCCAGCTGGAACATCTCCACGATCTCCTGGTGCGACGCGCCCGGCGTGTAGTTGATGCCCATGCCTTCGCCGAGAGCCCCCTCCCGGAAACCCTTCTCCATCTGCTCGCGGATCTTGACCATCTCTTCCGGCGTGGCCTCCCGATGATTGGCCGCCTCCATCGCAGCGATCTCCGGTCCCGTGGCCATTACCCGCTCGCGCACCGGGATATGCCC is a genomic window of Terriglobia bacterium containing:
- a CDS encoding amidohydrolase family protein; its protein translation is MLAGACLAAAAALIAAGRSTAAGGYDVVILHGRVMDPESKLDAVRNIGITGGKIRAISTQPLRGKVALEARGLVVAPGFIDLHEHGQEPRNYAFQAHDGVTTSLELEGGTEDVGAWYAEREGKALINFGVSIGHIPVRERVMATGPEIAAMEAANHREATPEEMVKIREQMEKGFREGALGEGMGINYTPGASHQEIVEMFQLAAKYGAPVHVHLRYAGGKEPETGLAALEEVIAAAAATGAPLHVVHITSMGLKHTPQLLAMIEGAQKRGLDVTTECYPYTAASTSLESAIFDPGWQERMGITYKDIQWAATGERLTAETFEKYRKQGGVVVIHAIPEEAARMAVADPVVMIGSDGMPITGAKVHPRGQGSYARVLGHYVREEKALDLMTALRKMTLLPAQRLEKRAAIFRDKGRIRLGADADITVFDPGRVIDRATFEEPLQASDGISFVLVSGVPVVRDGKSVDGVFPGRAARAPFTK